Proteins encoded in a region of the Alphaproteobacteria bacterium genome:
- a CDS encoding aminopeptidase P family N-terminal domain-containing protein, with the protein MTIQNSSIITPEKYAKRLKAVRTMLREYAVQGFVIPVADEYQGEYPPASARRVTWLCGFTGSAGAAVVLEKNAAIFVDGRYTLQVRQQVDMAHYEPKDLVSDPVAEWVAEKLPKGAKFAYDPWMHTQSAVEAMQKSFDKHGITLVALDQNLLDAAWTE; encoded by the coding sequence ATGACGATCCAGAATTCATCAATAATCACACCAGAAAAATATGCAAAACGTCTGAAAGCAGTGCGTACGATGTTGCGCGAATATGCTGTGCAGGGCTTTGTTATTCCGGTGGCCGATGAATATCAGGGTGAATATCCTCCCGCCTCAGCGCGGCGCGTAACATGGCTGTGCGGCTTTACCGGCTCTGCTGGTGCGGCAGTGGTGTTAGAAAAAAACGCAGCAATATTTGTTGATGGCCGTTATACGCTTCAGGTGCGCCAGCAAGTGGATATGGCGCATTATGAGCCAAAAGACCTGGTGTCGGATCCGGTAGCCGAATGGGTAGCAGAAAAATTGCCGAAAGGGGCAAAATTTGCTTACGATCCGTGGATGCATACGCAATCTGCGGTAGAGGCAATGCAAAAGTCATTCGATAAACACGGCATTACTCTGGTGGCACTAGACCAGAATCTATTGGATGCAGCATGGACAGAAC